A genomic segment from Brachyhypopomus gauderio isolate BG-103 unplaced genomic scaffold, BGAUD_0.2 sc349, whole genome shotgun sequence encodes:
- the LOC143504962 gene encoding E3 ubiquitin-protein ligase TRIM35-like, translating into MAATNPLSEEEFSCPVCCDIFRDPVLLSCSHSVCKTCLQQFWETKGSQECPVCRRRSSRDEPPYNLVLKNLCEAFQASRIQRSSAGSEVLCSLHNEKLKVFCLEDQKPVCLVCQISKAHKTHDCCPVEEAVCDFKKKLKTSLESLQQHLKVLEEDKQVYVKTAAHIKYQAQHTERQIKEEFEKIHQFLRDEEAARIAALKEEEEQKSHMMRRKIEEMSGEIASLSDQIRNTEKEMEAENIPFLLVRITQVHHTPKQHEKVSGALINVAKHLSNLKFRVWERMQKILQYYPVTLDPNTAHPHLHLSDDLTTVELRPQDSLLPDNPERFDEWCVLGSEGFNSGTHCWDVDVGDCEYWAVGVIRESECRKGGRVWGSVWGLGYSKHTGQYWTRCPGQRPHLLTPTEKVQRVRVQLDWDRGKVTFTDILTSSHLCTITHTFTDTVFPLFCSYSPMRILPVKISVTVEQQN; encoded by the exons atggctgctacaaaccctctgtcagaagaagagttttcatgtcctgtgtgctgtgacatcttcagggatcctgttttactgtcatgtagccacagtgtgtgtaaaacctgtctgcagcagttctgggaaaccaagggatctcaagaatgtccagtttgtaggaGAAGATCTTCAAGAGACGAACCTCCCTATAATCTTGTCCTAAAGAACTTGTGTGAGGCATTTCAAGCCAGCAGGATTCAGAGAtcttcagcagggtctgaggttctctgcagtctgcacaatgagaaactcaaagtcttctgtctggaggaccagaagcctgtgtgtttggtgtgtcagatttcaaaggcacataaaactcatgactgctgtccagtagaggaagctgtgtgtgactttaag AAAAAACTCAAAACCTCACTggagtctctacagcagcatctgaaggtCTTGGAGGAAGATAAACAAGTCTATgtgaaaacagcagcacacattaag tatcaggcccagcacacagagaggcagataaaggaggagtttgagaagatccaccagtttctaagagatgaagaagcagcaagaatagctgcactgaaggaggaagaggagcagaagagtcacatgatgaggaggaagattgaggagatgagtggagaaatagcatctctttcagatcaaatcagaaacacagagaaggagatggaagctgagaacatcccgttcttactagtaagaatcactca agttcatcacaccccaaaacaacatgagaaggtgtcaggagctctgatcaatgtagcaaaacatctttccaacctgaaattcagagtctgggagagaatgcagaagattctccagtact accctgttactctggaccccaacaccgcacatccacacctccacctgtctgatgatctcactactgtagaacTCAGACCACAGGActcactgcttcctgataatccagagagatttgatgagtggtgtgtcctgggctctgagggctttaactcagggacacactgctgggatgttgatgttggagactGTGAATACTGGGCAGTGGGTGTAATTCGAGAGTCTGAATgtagaaagggagggagggtcTGGGGTTCAGTGTGGGGTCTGGGCTACAGTAAACACACTGGTCAATACTGGACACGCTGCCCAGGACAGagacctcacctcctcacacctacagagaaagtgcagagggtcagagttcagctggactgggacagggggaaagtgacattcactgatattctaaccagttcacacctgtgcactataacacacacttttactgacacTGTTTTCCCTTTATTCTGCAGTTACTCTCCTATGAGGATCTTACCAGTAAAGATATCAGTAACAGTGGAACAGCAAaattaa